The Rhodopseudomonas palustris genome window below encodes:
- a CDS encoding adenylosuccinate synthase has translation MANVVVVGAQWGDEGKGKIVDWLSEQADIVVRFQGGHNAGHTLVINGATYKLALLPSGVLRPSKLAVIGNGVVFDPQAFLDEVKKLQGQGVAISPDNLRIAENVTLILPLHRELDATRENAAKAGAIGTTQRGIGPAYEDKVGRRAIRLMDLADLDTLPTKIERLLAHHNALRRGLGQPEIDAGQILAELSAMAPQLLPYAESVWRLLDIKRREGKRILFEGAQGALLDVDHGTYPYVTSSNTVAAQAATGTGMGPGAVGYVLGICKAYTTRVGAGPFPTELTNEIGEEIGRRGKEFGVNTGRKRRCGWFDAVLVRQTVRTCGIAGLALTKLDILDGFDSVEVCVGYKLDGKEIDYLPAGEGAQARVEPIYETIEGWKEPTANARSWAELPAQAIKYVRRIEELVGCPVALLSTSPEREDTILVQNPFEA, from the coding sequence ATGGCCAATGTCGTCGTGGTCGGCGCCCAGTGGGGCGACGAAGGCAAGGGAAAGATCGTCGATTGGCTCTCCGAGCAGGCCGACATCGTGGTGCGATTCCAGGGCGGTCACAATGCCGGCCACACCCTGGTGATCAACGGCGCGACCTACAAGCTGGCGCTGCTGCCCTCGGGCGTGTTGCGGCCGTCGAAGCTGGCGGTGATCGGCAACGGCGTGGTGTTCGATCCGCAGGCCTTCCTCGATGAAGTGAAGAAGCTGCAGGGCCAGGGCGTCGCGATCTCGCCGGACAATCTGCGCATCGCCGAGAACGTCACGCTGATTCTGCCGCTGCACCGCGAGCTCGACGCCACCCGCGAGAACGCCGCCAAGGCCGGCGCGATCGGCACCACCCAGCGCGGCATCGGCCCGGCCTATGAAGACAAGGTCGGCCGCCGCGCGATCCGGTTGATGGACCTCGCCGACCTCGACACGCTGCCGACCAAGATCGAACGGCTGCTCGCGCATCACAATGCGCTGCGCCGCGGCCTCGGCCAGCCGGAGATCGACGCCGGCCAGATCCTGGCGGAGCTGTCGGCGATGGCGCCGCAGTTGCTGCCCTATGCCGAGTCGGTGTGGCGTCTGCTCGACATCAAGCGCCGCGAAGGCAAGCGCATCCTGTTCGAAGGCGCGCAGGGCGCGCTGCTCGACGTCGATCACGGCACCTACCCGTACGTCACCTCATCCAATACCGTCGCGGCGCAAGCGGCGACCGGCACCGGCATGGGCCCGGGTGCGGTCGGCTATGTGCTCGGCATCTGCAAGGCCTACACCACGCGCGTCGGCGCCGGCCCGTTCCCGACCGAACTGACCAACGAGATCGGCGAAGAGATCGGTCGTCGCGGCAAGGAGTTCGGCGTCAACACCGGGCGCAAGCGGCGCTGCGGCTGGTTCGATGCGGTGCTGGTGCGGCAGACGGTGCGGACCTGCGGCATCGCCGGTCTGGCGCTCACCAAGCTCGATATTCTCGACGGCTTCGACAGCGTCGAAGTCTGCGTCGGCTACAAGCTCGACGGCAAGGAGATCGACTACCTGCCGGCCGGCGAAGGCGCGCAGGCGCGGGTCGAACCGATCTACGAGACCATCGAAGGCTGGAAAGAGCCGACCGCGAATGCCCGCTCGTGGGCGGAGCTGCCGGCGCAGGCGATCAAATATGTTCGCCGCATCGAGGAACTGGTCGGCTGTCCGGTGGCATTGTTGTCCACCAGCCCGGAGCGCGAGGATACAATCCTGGTGCAGAACCCGTTCGAGGCTTAA
- a CDS encoding PilZ domain-containing protein — MTYGDRKDPRVRFETAMDSVMIAVDGTWRRDCAIADISQTGAKLILKTSMAGLNLREFFLVLTPNGTAYRRCELVRVEGDTIGVRFVVVRKGAKRLPNQRASV; from the coding sequence GTGACCTATGGCGACCGCAAAGATCCGCGGGTCCGGTTCGAAACCGCGATGGATTCGGTGATGATTGCCGTCGATGGCACCTGGCGGCGCGATTGCGCGATCGCCGACATCTCGCAGACCGGCGCCAAGCTGATTCTGAAGACGTCGATGGCCGGGCTGAACCTGCGGGAGTTCTTCCTGGTGCTGACGCCGAACGGCACCGCCTATCGACGCTGCGAGCTGGTGCGGGTCGAGGGCGACACCATCGGGGTGCGCTTCGTCGTCGTCCGCAAGGGAGCCAAGCGGCTGCCGAACCAGCGGGCCAGTGTCTGA
- a CDS encoding aldo/keto reductase, producing the protein MDSIKTQGLRVPKLGLGTFKLQGKDCHEAVLTALGLGYRHIDTAEMYANEDSVGDALEDTDVPRDQIHLTTKVWWTNLAPDAIRKAFDQSLRKLKTDYVDFYLIHWPAPDMNLGAALETLLKIKDEGGARAIGVCNFPVALMKQAVEEIGAPIACNQVEYHVLLGQTKLLPYLQSKSIPLTAYAPLAQGRLASYPELQAIADKHGATAAQVALAWLLEQDGVMAIPKARSEASQRSNLGALTIKLDFDDRAVIAKLPKNQRFVTPAFSPKWDEA; encoded by the coding sequence ATGGACAGCATCAAGACCCAGGGACTTCGCGTGCCCAAGCTCGGGCTCGGCACTTTCAAGCTGCAGGGCAAGGATTGCCACGAGGCGGTGCTGACCGCGCTCGGCCTCGGCTATCGCCACATCGACACCGCCGAGATGTACGCCAACGAGGACTCCGTCGGCGACGCGCTGGAAGACACCGACGTGCCGCGGGATCAGATTCATCTCACCACCAAGGTGTGGTGGACCAATCTCGCGCCGGACGCGATCCGCAAGGCGTTCGACCAGAGCCTGCGCAAGCTGAAGACCGACTATGTCGACTTCTATCTGATCCACTGGCCGGCGCCGGACATGAATCTCGGCGCGGCGCTGGAGACTCTGCTGAAGATCAAGGACGAAGGCGGCGCCCGCGCGATCGGCGTCTGCAACTTCCCGGTGGCGCTGATGAAGCAGGCGGTGGAGGAGATCGGCGCGCCGATCGCCTGCAATCAGGTCGAGTACCACGTGCTGCTCGGGCAGACCAAGCTGCTGCCCTATCTGCAGAGCAAATCCATCCCGCTCACCGCCTACGCGCCGCTGGCTCAGGGCCGGCTCGCCTCCTATCCGGAGCTGCAGGCGATCGCCGACAAGCACGGCGCCACCGCGGCGCAAGTCGCGCTGGCCTGGCTGCTGGAGCAGGACGGCGTGATGGCGATTCCGAAAGCCCGCAGCGAAGCCAGCCAGCGCAGCAACCTCGGCGCGCTGACCATCAAGCTCGACTTCGACGACCGCGCCGTGATCGCCAAACTGCCGAAGAACCAGCGCTTCGTCACCCCGGCGTTTTCGCCGAAGTGGGACGAGGCGTAG
- the ybaK gene encoding Cys-tRNA(Pro) deacylase, with the protein MSKSTRATQMLEKLGVAFKLHSYEYDPNAEAIGLAAAAAVGVEPKRMLKTLMAELDGKPVCAVIASDKEVSMKKLAAALGGKSAKMMKPADAERLTGYHVGGISPFGQKKRVPVAIDDAALAETTVYLNGGQRGLQIELDPNAAVTALGAVARPIAAD; encoded by the coding sequence ATGTCGAAATCCACCCGCGCCACCCAGATGCTGGAGAAGCTCGGCGTCGCCTTCAAGCTGCACAGCTATGAGTACGATCCGAATGCCGAGGCGATCGGACTGGCCGCCGCAGCGGCGGTGGGGGTCGAGCCGAAGCGGATGCTGAAGACGCTGATGGCCGAGCTGGATGGCAAGCCGGTGTGTGCGGTGATCGCGTCCGACAAGGAAGTCAGCATGAAGAAGCTGGCGGCCGCGCTCGGCGGCAAGAGCGCCAAGATGATGAAGCCGGCCGACGCCGAGCGGCTGACCGGCTATCACGTCGGCGGCATCTCGCCGTTCGGGCAGAAGAAGCGCGTGCCGGTGGCGATCGACGACGCCGCGCTCGCCGAAACCACCGTATATCTCAACGGCGGCCAGCGTGGCCTGCAGATCGAACTCGATCCCAACGCCGCCGTCACCGCGCTCGGCGCCGTGGCGCGCCCGATCGCAGCGGACTGA
- a CDS encoding DMT family transporter, giving the protein MTTTTPPAEAPRFGWISDQAYLLLSLTSLFWAGNAIVGRAIAGHFPPVTLSFLRWTCAFLIVAPFAWRHLIADWKVIRRHLPLMVSVSVIGISTFNTLQYTALQYTSALNVLLLQSTAPLFVALWALIVLRMRLTLTQAIGIGSSMIGVVVIILHGNIAELAAIDLNRGDVLFVCALASFGLYTTLTQKRPPMHALSFLGFTFGCGALFLIPLEIWELSTKPLPAVDWRNLGALAYVAVFPSILAYLCYNRGVRLIGANRSAPFFHLVPVFGSAMAILFLGEQPHLYHAVGYALVLTGVVIAARKPKTA; this is encoded by the coding sequence ATGACCACCACGACGCCGCCCGCTGAAGCGCCCCGCTTCGGCTGGATCTCCGACCAAGCCTATCTGCTGCTGAGCCTGACCTCGCTGTTCTGGGCCGGCAACGCCATTGTCGGCCGCGCCATCGCCGGCCACTTCCCGCCGGTGACGCTGTCGTTCCTGCGTTGGACCTGCGCGTTCCTGATCGTCGCGCCGTTCGCCTGGCGGCACCTGATCGCGGATTGGAAAGTGATCCGCCGGCATCTGCCGCTGATGGTGTCGGTGTCGGTGATCGGCATCTCGACCTTCAACACGCTGCAATACACCGCGCTGCAGTACACCTCGGCGCTCAACGTGCTGCTGCTGCAATCCACCGCGCCGCTGTTCGTGGCGCTGTGGGCGCTCATCGTGCTGCGGATGCGGCTGACCCTGACCCAGGCGATCGGCATCGGTTCGTCGATGATCGGCGTGGTGGTGATCATCCTGCACGGCAACATCGCCGAACTCGCCGCGATCGATCTCAACCGCGGCGACGTGCTGTTCGTCTGCGCGCTGGCGAGCTTCGGGCTCTACACCACGCTGACCCAGAAGCGGCCGCCGATGCACGCGCTGTCGTTTCTCGGCTTCACCTTCGGCTGCGGCGCGCTGTTTCTGATTCCGCTCGAAATCTGGGAGCTGAGCACCAAGCCGCTGCCGGCAGTCGATTGGCGCAATCTCGGCGCGCTCGCCTATGTGGCGGTGTTCCCGTCGATCCTGGCCTATCTCTGCTACAACCGCGGCGTCCGGCTGATCGGTGCCAACCGCTCGGCACCGTTCTTCCATCTGGTGCCGGTGTTCGGCTCGGCGATGGCGATCCTGTTTCTCGGCGAGCAGCCCCACCTCTACCATGCCGTCGGCTACGCACTGGTGCTGACCGGCGTGGTGATCGCGGCGCGCAAGCCGAAGACGGCGTGA
- a CDS encoding DUF1330 domain-containing protein, translating into MSIDELNIEGLTALDRDDPGPVVMVNLLRFNEQSADGDGTGWDAYLRYSAQKVALIKEHGGMLLWNGNAKGIALGRSDHAPWDYVSLVYYPTVAAFMAMMRSPEYLSQCEPHRRNACADHLIICTREAFSKFHIPVK; encoded by the coding sequence ATGAGCATCGACGAGTTGAACATCGAAGGGCTGACGGCGCTCGACCGGGACGATCCCGGCCCGGTGGTGATGGTGAACCTGCTGCGGTTCAACGAGCAGTCCGCAGACGGCGACGGCACCGGCTGGGATGCTTACTTGCGCTACAGTGCCCAGAAGGTAGCGCTGATCAAGGAGCATGGCGGCATGCTGCTGTGGAACGGGAACGCCAAGGGCATCGCGCTCGGGCGCTCCGACCACGCCCCCTGGGACTATGTCTCGCTGGTGTATTACCCGACGGTCGCGGCGTTCATGGCGATGATGCGGTCGCCGGAATATCTCAGCCAGTGCGAGCCGCATCGGCGCAACGCCTGCGCCGATCACCTGATCATCTGCACCCGCGAGGCGTTCAGCAAGTTTCACATCCCGGTGAAGTGA
- a CDS encoding DMT family transporter — translation MIAWSRSAFGWLAHQPYLLLSLTSLFWAGNIVLGRAVAGHVPPVTLSCARWVGAMLLLLPFAWPHLRHDWRKLLHHWKLMIVLSATGFAINNALSYWGLQYTQALNALLMQSSGPLFVALWSLLLFGVRLTWMQAAGIALSLLGVLTIILRGDFAALAGIELNRGDLMVAGALCAFGLYSALMPKRPATHPLSLIVVTTGCGALLLLPFSAWEYASGVRPSADWLSAATLAYVVIFPSMLAYLCFNRGVALIGPNRSAPFLHLMPVFGSVMAIVLLGEKPELFHLAGYAMVVAGVFIAARR, via the coding sequence TTGATCGCCTGGTCCCGCTCCGCTTTCGGCTGGCTCGCCCACCAGCCTTATCTGCTGCTCAGCCTGACCTCGCTGTTCTGGGCCGGCAACATCGTGCTCGGCCGCGCGGTGGCCGGCCACGTGCCGCCGGTGACGCTGAGCTGCGCGCGCTGGGTCGGCGCGATGCTGCTGCTATTGCCGTTCGCCTGGCCGCATCTGCGGCACGACTGGCGCAAGCTGCTGCACCACTGGAAGCTGATGATCGTGCTGTCGGCGACCGGCTTCGCGATCAACAACGCGCTGTCGTATTGGGGGCTGCAATACACCCAGGCGCTCAACGCGCTGCTGATGCAGTCCTCCGGGCCGCTGTTCGTGGCGCTGTGGTCGCTGCTGCTGTTCGGCGTGCGGCTGACCTGGATGCAGGCGGCCGGCATCGCGCTGTCGCTGCTCGGCGTGCTGACCATCATCCTGCGCGGCGACTTCGCGGCGCTCGCCGGCATCGAACTCAACCGCGGCGACCTGATGGTGGCGGGCGCGCTGTGCGCATTCGGGCTGTATTCGGCCTTGATGCCGAAGCGGCCCGCAACCCATCCGCTGTCGCTGATCGTGGTGACGACCGGCTGCGGCGCGCTACTGTTGCTGCCGTTCAGCGCCTGGGAATACGCCAGCGGCGTGCGGCCGAGCGCCGACTGGCTCAGCGCCGCGACGCTCGCCTATGTGGTGATCTTCCCGTCGATGCTGGCGTATCTCTGCTTCAACCGCGGGGTGGCGCTGATCGGGCCGAACCGCTCGGCGCCGTTCCTGCATCTGATGCCGGTGTTCGGCTCGGTGATGGCGATCGTGCTGCTCGGCGAAAAGCCCGAGCTGTTTCACCTCGCCGGCTACGCCATGGTGGTCGCCGGCGTGTTCATCGCCGCCCGGCGGTGA
- a CDS encoding methyl-accepting chemotaxis protein — MSLKIRVLLPLIVLALAATAMTLAGFEARDAVIRRRQSEAFVEVNRISQLLLKSAGRWALERGLSNAALNAPEPTDPERRADIAKARNSGDTAFAEALRLIGDVPQMKAGGAAITDAQRAQQDHGALRPRVDEAIAKPASARDPEVVRGTFGIITRSIDVAGNSLRSTLETLTDPPSVALAQMIRLRHLAAVMAENAGRERAYLGAKVSARAKFTPAEMGEISAFRGQIDLAWPMIAALKQRTDTPAAVIDAIRSVDADYFGTYVRVRSSVLAASDTGAYPLSGSDYIARATDGVETILKLAGAIGQAADAEAAADSAHSSSRLIRALAALGAAGALVVISLWITFRRVLRPLAELGGALHKLAQGQLDLTLPGLDRKDEIGDMANAIEDLKVHAAAKAREEAEARIRQDAIAAAQRRADMHKLADDFESAIGEIIETVSSAATELEASAGTLNVNAERAQHLTVTVAGASEEASTNVQSVASASEEMTASVEEISRQVQASAKIASDAVEQAAHTNHRVEELSQAAARIGDVVELINTIAQQTNLLALNATIEAARAGEAGRGFAVVAAEVKALAEQTSKATGEIGQQIASIQSATHESVEAIKGIGGTIEKMSEIASTIASAVEEQGAATREISRNIQQAAEGTRAVSSNIVEVEHGASGTGAAAGEVLHAAQSLAGESNRLKLEVGKFMHTVRAA; from the coding sequence ATGTCTCTTAAAATCCGTGTATTGCTGCCGTTGATCGTTCTCGCGCTCGCGGCCACCGCCATGACGCTCGCCGGGTTCGAGGCGCGTGACGCGGTGATCCGCCGCCGCCAGTCCGAAGCCTTCGTCGAGGTCAATCGCATCTCGCAGCTGCTATTGAAGAGCGCCGGCCGGTGGGCGCTGGAGCGCGGCCTGAGCAACGCGGCGCTCAATGCCCCGGAGCCGACCGATCCCGAGCGCCGCGCCGACATCGCCAAGGCGCGCAATTCCGGCGACACCGCATTCGCCGAGGCGCTGCGGCTGATCGGCGATGTGCCGCAGATGAAGGCCGGCGGCGCCGCGATCACCGATGCGCAGCGCGCCCAGCAGGATCACGGCGCCCTGCGTCCGCGTGTGGACGAAGCCATTGCCAAGCCGGCGTCCGCACGCGATCCGGAGGTGGTGCGCGGCACCTTCGGCATCATCACCCGCAGCATCGATGTCGCCGGCAATTCGCTGCGCAGCACGCTGGAGACGCTGACCGATCCGCCGTCGGTGGCGCTGGCGCAGATGATCCGGCTCCGGCATCTGGCGGCGGTGATGGCCGAAAATGCCGGGCGGGAGCGCGCTTATCTCGGCGCCAAGGTCAGCGCCCGGGCCAAGTTCACGCCTGCTGAGATGGGCGAGATCTCGGCGTTCCGCGGCCAGATCGATTTGGCGTGGCCGATGATCGCCGCATTGAAGCAGCGCACCGACACGCCGGCCGCGGTGATCGACGCGATCCGCAGCGTCGATGCCGATTACTTCGGAACCTATGTGCGGGTCCGGAGCAGCGTGCTCGCCGCCAGCGACACCGGCGCCTATCCGCTCAGCGGCAGCGACTACATCGCCCGCGCCACCGACGGGGTCGAGACCATCCTCAAGCTCGCCGGCGCGATCGGCCAGGCGGCCGATGCCGAAGCCGCTGCGGATTCCGCCCACAGCAGTTCGCGGCTGATCCGGGCGCTGGCCGCACTCGGCGCCGCCGGTGCGCTCGTGGTAATCAGCCTGTGGATCACGTTCCGCCGCGTGCTGCGTCCGCTCGCCGAACTCGGCGGCGCGCTGCACAAGCTGGCGCAGGGACAGCTCGACCTGACGCTGCCGGGCCTCGACCGCAAGGACGAGATCGGCGACATGGCCAATGCGATCGAGGATCTCAAGGTCCACGCCGCCGCCAAGGCGCGCGAAGAGGCCGAGGCTAGAATCCGCCAGGATGCGATCGCTGCCGCGCAGCGCCGCGCTGACATGCACAAGCTCGCCGACGATTTCGAAAGCGCGATCGGCGAGATCATCGAGACGGTGTCGTCGGCCGCGACCGAACTGGAAGCCTCCGCCGGCACCCTGAACGTCAATGCCGAGCGCGCCCAGCATCTCACCGTCACGGTCGCCGGTGCCTCGGAAGAAGCCTCCACCAACGTGCAGTCGGTAGCGTCGGCGTCCGAGGAGATGACCGCGTCGGTCGAGGAGATCAGCCGCCAGGTGCAGGCCTCGGCCAAGATCGCGTCGGATGCGGTCGAGCAGGCGGCCCACACCAATCACCGCGTCGAGGAGCTGTCGCAGGCTGCGGCGCGGATCGGCGACGTCGTCGAACTGATCAACACCATCGCGCAGCAGACCAACCTGCTGGCGCTCAATGCCACCATCGAGGCAGCGCGTGCCGGCGAGGCCGGCCGCGGCTTTGCGGTGGTGGCCGCCGAAGTGAAGGCGCTGGCCGAGCAGACCTCGAAGGCGACCGGCGAGATCGGTCAGCAGATCGCCAGCATTCAGTCGGCGACGCACGAGTCGGTCGAAGCCATCAAGGGCATCGGCGGCACCATCGAGAAGATGTCGGAGATCGCTTCGACCATCGCCTCGGCGGTGGAGGAGCAGGGCGCTGCGACGCGGGAGATCTCGCGCAATATCCAGCAGGCGGCCGAAGGCACCCGCGCGGTGTCGTCGAACATCGTCGAGGTCGAGCACGGCGCCAGCGGCACCGGTGCCGCGGCCGGCGAAGTGCTGCATGCCGCGCAGTCGCTCGCCGGCGAGAGCAACCGGCTCAAGCTCGAGGTCGGCAAGTTCATGCACACGGTGCGCGCGGCCTGA
- a CDS encoding methyl-accepting chemotaxis protein: MSFSFKSIRKIQVKIALVAGLCLTGASLILIGYSVLSAQSTHHYVTAEVMKLVDQQTKESLLNRASSEASVIKAELDLGLDSARNMAHAFEVLADPNNAGTTDGNRRLQLNAVLKNTLEQNPAFNGTYSAWEPNALDGNDVAFKGRQTMGSDNTGRFLPYWTRSASGSIAVQPLVEYDSQERHPNGLVKGAWFINPKATGKENILGPLPYIVQGKAVFLATMSVPIKIDGKFVGVAGADYNLDFVQKLATQANRSLFGGKGKVAILNDTGLIVANSANPESIGKAASSADPRWSESLAIVKEGKGTVLDDPKWDNVEVYSPISVGRTGTPWSVLISVPRKVVLASAHELDTALNERANSAMFWQLGAGILVVVLAITVIAFAARSIARPIGDCANFADGIAKGELDQKLAIEQADEVGVLAASLRTMQGELKRSIAQRAEDQASADLARRRDMNDMADKFESAVGKIVETVSSASTELEVSAGRLTTTAERSQQLTSMVASASEEASSNVQSVATATEEMSASVDEISRQVQESSRIANEAVNQAQKTNDRVGELAKAATRIGDVVELINTIAGQTNLLALNATIEAARAGEAGRGFAVVAAEVKQLAEQTAKATGEISAQISGIQSATGESVTAIKEITDTIGHISEIAGSIASAVEQQGAATREISRNIQQASRGTSQVTGNISDVQRGASETGSASSQVLAAAQSLAGDSNLLRREVARFLDTIRAA; encoded by the coding sequence ATGTCGTTCTCGTTCAAATCCATCCGCAAAATTCAGGTCAAGATTGCGCTGGTCGCGGGCCTCTGCCTGACCGGCGCCAGCCTGATCCTGATCGGCTACAGCGTCCTGTCGGCGCAGAGCACGCACCACTACGTCACCGCCGAGGTGATGAAGCTGGTCGATCAGCAGACCAAGGAAAGCCTGCTCAACCGCGCCAGCTCCGAAGCCTCGGTGATCAAGGCCGAGCTCGACCTCGGGCTCGACTCCGCGCGCAACATGGCGCACGCCTTCGAGGTGCTGGCCGATCCCAACAATGCGGGCACCACCGACGGCAATCGCCGCCTGCAGCTCAACGCGGTGCTCAAGAATACGCTGGAGCAGAACCCGGCGTTCAACGGCACCTACTCGGCCTGGGAGCCGAACGCGCTCGACGGCAACGACGTGGCGTTCAAGGGCCGCCAGACGATGGGGTCGGATAACACCGGCCGCTTCCTGCCGTATTGGACCCGCAGCGCCAGCGGTTCGATCGCGGTGCAGCCGCTGGTCGAATACGACAGCCAGGAGCGGCATCCGAACGGCCTGGTGAAGGGCGCGTGGTTCATCAATCCGAAGGCGACCGGCAAGGAGAACATCCTCGGCCCGCTGCCCTACATCGTGCAGGGCAAGGCGGTGTTCCTCGCCACCATGTCGGTGCCGATCAAGATCGACGGCAAGTTCGTCGGCGTCGCCGGTGCGGACTACAATCTCGACTTCGTGCAGAAGCTCGCCACCCAGGCCAACCGCTCGCTGTTCGGCGGCAAGGGCAAGGTCGCGATCCTCAACGACACCGGCCTGATCGTCGCCAACAGCGCCAATCCGGAATCGATCGGCAAGGCGGCGTCGAGCGCCGATCCGCGCTGGTCGGAGAGTCTGGCGATCGTCAAGGAAGGCAAGGGCACGGTGCTCGACGATCCGAAGTGGGATAACGTCGAGGTCTACTCGCCGATCTCGGTGGGACGGACCGGCACGCCGTGGTCGGTGCTGATCTCGGTGCCGCGCAAAGTGGTGCTGGCCTCGGCACATGAGCTCGACACCGCGCTGAACGAGCGCGCCAACTCGGCGATGTTCTGGCAGCTCGGCGCCGGCATCCTGGTTGTTGTGCTCGCCATCACGGTGATCGCGTTCGCAGCCCGCAGCATCGCCCGTCCGATCGGCGATTGCGCCAACTTCGCGGACGGCATCGCCAAGGGCGAGCTCGACCAGAAGCTGGCGATCGAACAGGCCGATGAAGTCGGCGTGCTCGCCGCCTCGCTGCGCACCATGCAGGGCGAACTCAAACGCAGCATCGCGCAGCGTGCGGAGGATCAGGCCAGCGCCGATCTGGCGCGCCGGCGCGACATGAACGACATGGCCGACAAGTTCGAATCCGCCGTCGGGAAGATCGTCGAAACGGTGTCGTCGGCCTCGACCGAACTCGAAGTCTCGGCCGGCAGGCTGACGACGACGGCCGAGCGTTCGCAGCAACTCACCTCGATGGTCGCTTCGGCGTCCGAAGAAGCCTCGTCGAACGTGCAGTCGGTGGCGACGGCGACCGAAGAGATGTCGGCGTCGGTCGACGAGATCAGCCGGCAGGTGCAGGAGTCCTCGCGGATCGCCAACGAGGCGGTCAACCAGGCTCAGAAGACCAACGACCGCGTCGGCGAGCTCGCCAAGGCCGCGACCCGGATCGGCGACGTGGTCGAGCTGATCAACACCATCGCCGGCCAGACCAACCTCTTGGCGCTCAACGCCACGATCGAGGCGGCGCGTGCCGGCGAGGCCGGCCGCGGCTTCGCCGTGGTGGCCGCAGAGGTCAAGCAGCTCGCCGAGCAGACCGCCAAGGCGACCGGCGAGATCAGCGCGCAGATCAGCGGCATCCAGTCGGCCACCGGCGAGTCGGTGACGGCCATCAAGGAGATCACCGACACCATCGGCCACATCTCCGAGATCGCCGGGTCGATCGCGTCCGCGGTCGAGCAGCAGGGCGCCGCGACCCGCGAGATTTCGCGCAACATCCAGCAGGCGTCGCGCGGCACCAGTCAGGTGACCGGCAACATCAGCGACGTGCAACGCGGTGCCAGCGAGACCGGCAGTGCGTCGTCGCAGGTGCTGGCGGCGGCGCAGTCGCTCGCCGGCGACAGCAATCTGCTTCGACGCGAAGTCGCACGCTTCCTGGACACCATCCGCGCCGCCTGA
- the mbfA gene encoding iron exporter MbfA, with product MKAFSDLTEREILAVAISGEEEDSRIYLAFAEDLAERYPDSARVFTEMAQQEKGHRHMLLRMYEQRFGPDLPPIRREDVKGFIRRRPIWLTRNLPLDRIRKEAETMEFEAQRFYERAAERATDVHIRKLLSDLAEFEKRHEQRATQLTDKILTPDARSAEDHAARRMFVLQYVQPGLAGLMDGSVSTLAPLFAAAFATHQNWQTFLVGLAASIGAGISMGFAEALSDDGSMTGRGSPWLRGGICGLMTTIGGLGHTLPYLVPDSWANAFWIATGIAALVVFVELWVIAYVRARYMDTPFLHAVFQIVLGGVIVLGVGILIGGA from the coding sequence ATGAAGGCGTTTTCCGACCTCACCGAGCGTGAAATCCTGGCCGTCGCCATCTCGGGCGAGGAGGAAGACAGCCGGATCTATCTGGCGTTCGCCGAGGATCTGGCCGAGCGATACCCCGATTCCGCGCGCGTGTTCACCGAGATGGCGCAGCAGGAGAAGGGCCATCGCCACATGCTGCTACGGATGTACGAGCAGCGGTTCGGGCCGGACCTGCCGCCGATCCGCCGGGAGGACGTTAAAGGCTTCATCCGCCGCCGCCCGATCTGGCTGACCCGCAATCTGCCGCTCGACCGCATCCGCAAAGAAGCCGAGACGATGGAGTTCGAGGCGCAGCGCTTCTACGAGCGAGCCGCCGAACGGGCGACCGACGTCCACATCCGCAAGCTGCTGTCCGACCTCGCCGAGTTCGAGAAGCGCCACGAGCAGCGCGCCACCCAGCTCACCGACAAGATCCTCACCCCCGACGCGCGCAGCGCCGAGGATCACGCGGCGCGGCGGATGTTCGTGCTGCAATACGTCCAGCCCGGTCTCGCTGGTCTGATGGATGGCTCGGTGTCGACGTTGGCACCGCTGTTCGCTGCCGCCTTCGCGACCCATCAGAACTGGCAGACCTTCCTGGTTGGTCTCGCCGCCTCGATCGGCGCCGGCATCTCGATGGGCTTTGCCGAAGCGCTGTCCGACGACGGCTCGATGACCGGGCGCGGCTCGCCGTGGCTGCGCGGCGGCATCTGCGGACTGATGACCACGATCGGCGGCCTCGGTCACACGCTGCCGTATCTCGTCCCTGATAGTTGGGCCAACGCGTTCTGGATCGCGACCGGCATTGCCGCGCTGGTGGTGTTCGTCGAACTGTGGGTGATCGCTTACGTCCGCGCCAGATACATGGACACGCCGTTCCTGCACGCGGTGTTCCAGATCGTGCTGGGCGGCGTCATTGTGCTCGGTGTCGGCATCCTGATCGGCGGTGCTTAG